The genome window GATCCCATGGAACGGACCGTCACGGTCGAACCCGAGGCCGGCCTCCACGCGCGCCCCGCCTCGAAGCTGGTACAGACGGCGAACCGATTCGACGCCGACGTGTCGATCGGGCGCGACGACGACGGCGACGACGGCCTCGTCCGCGCCGACAGCATGCTCTCCGTCAGCGGGCTGAACGTCGAGCACGGCGAGTCGGTCCGCGTGGTCGCCGAGGGGCCCGACGCCGAGGCCGCGCTGGACGCGGTCTGCGACCTCCTCGCGAGCCCGGTCGAGGAGGCGCCGGAGGGGGAGGCGGACGAGGGGGCCGAGACCGACGGCGGCGACGCGGGCGAGACCGACGGCGGCGACGAGGCGGGGGACGCGCCGTGAGGACGCTCGACGGCGTCGGCAGCACGCCGCGTGCGGGGGTCGGGACGGCGCGCTGGTACCGCCCGGACGCCGACCTGACGCTCCCCGACCGCCCGGATCCCGACTCGGTCGACGTCGACGCGGAACTGGATCGCTACGAGGCGGCCCGGGACGACGTGCGCGAGGCCCTGCGCGAGGCCCGCGACCGGACCGCCGAGCGCGTCGGCGAGGAGGAGGCGGCGGTGTTCGAGGCCCACGAGGGGTTCCTCGACGATCCGACGATAGTCGAGGACGTGGAGGCCGCGGTCCGCGGCGGGACGCCCGCGGCGCACGCCGTCGCGGACCGGTTCGACGAGGCGGTCTCGCAGTTCGAGGGGATGGAGGGCCGGATGGCCGAGCGCGCCGACGACCTGCGCGACGTCCGCGACCGGCTGCTCCGCGCGCTCCTCGACCGCGAATCCGGCGGGTCGACCGCCGCCGACCTCGCCGCGCTCCCCGAGGGGACGGTCCTGCTCGCGGAGCGGCTCACCCCGAGCGACACCGCCGCGCTCGACCCGGACGCGGTCGCCGGAATCGCCACGGTCGAGGGGGGCCGCACCTCACACGCCGCGATCATCGCGCGGTCGCTGGCGATCCCCGCGGTCGTCGGCGTGGGCGAGGCGCTCGAATCGGTCGCGGACGGAGAGACCCTCCTCGTCGACGGTGAGGCCGGCGAGGTCGTCGTCGACCCGAACGAGGCGCGCCGCGACGCGGTGCGGGAGGCGGGTCCGGACGCGATCCGCGAGCGCGTCGAGACGGCAGACGGCCGGCCGGTCGAGGTCGCGGCCAACGTCGGCGGCGAGGCCGAGTTGGGGCCGGCCGCCGAGCGCGGCGCCGACGGGGTCGGGCTGTTCCGCACCGAGTTCCTCTTCGTCGACCGCGAGGCACCGCCGAGCGAGGCGGAGCAGTACGAGGCCGTGACGGCGGCGCTGTCGGCGTTCGACGACCCCAAGGACCGGGTCGTCGTACGCACACTCGACGTCGGCGGCGACAAGCCGGTCCCCTACCTCGACCTCCCGGACGAGGAGAACCCGTTCCTCGGGCGGCGCGGGGTCCGGCTGTCGCTCGACGAGCACGCGGACCTCTTCGAGACGCAGCTCCGGGCGCTGCTCCGGGCCGCCGCGACCGAGGCGGGCGACGGGCTGGCCGTGATGTTCCCGCTCGTGACGCGGGTCGAGGAAGTCGAGCGCGCGGTCGACGCCGTCGACTCGGTCGCCGACGACCTCACCGACGAGGGCGTCGCCCACGCGGTCCCCGAGCTGGGCGCGATGGTCGAGACGCCGGCGGCGGCATTCCTCGCGGACGCGCTCGCCGACCGCCTCGACTTCCTGAGCGTCGGGACGAACGACCTCTCGCAGTACGTGATGGCGGCCGACCGCGGGAACGACGCGGTCGCCGAGTACCACGACCCGCTCCACCCGGCGGTGCTGCGCGCGCTCGACCACACGACCGCGGCCGTCGAGGGGACCGACGCCTGGGTCGGGATGTGCGGCGAGATGGCCGGCGATCCGGCGCTGACGGAGCTGCTCGTCGGGCTGGGCTTCGACGAGCTCAGCATGAGCGCGGTGACGGTCCCGGACGTGAAACGGCGGATCCGCGGGGTCGATGCCGACGCCGCGGCGTCGCTCGCGGCCGACGCGGTCGCCTGCGAGACGCGGAGCGAGGTGCTGGACGTGCTTGGCCTCGACGACCGCGCGGCGTAGACCGCATCGGAGCGAGAGCGGGGCGGCGACGAGCCGGCCCGTCTTACAGCTTCTCGATGTCGCGGGCCGCCTCCGCCTGCTCGCGGACGGACTCGACCGTGGCCGACGGGTCGGTGGCCGCGACCGCCGCGTTGACCGCGCCCTCGAGGACGGGGGCGTCGGCGATTACCGCCTCCGCCTCGCTCAGTTCGACGGCGACGTCCGCGTTCATCACCGCGCTGCCGAGGTCGACGAGGACGACGACGCCGTCCGCGTCGGCGGCGTCACTCCCCTCCCCGGCCGCGGCGTCGATGGCGTCCTCGATGGCGTCGGGGACGGTGCCGATCCCGCCCTTCCCGTCGCCGCCGACCGGCTCGATGCGGGTGTCGCCGGCCATCTCGGCGGCGACCTCCGCGATCCCCTCCGCGGCGCGCTCGCTGTGCGAGACGACGACGATCCCGACCATCAGTCGTCCTCCGAGGCCGCCGCGGAGCCGTCGTCGGCCGCCTCGTCCGGATCCTCGTCCGGGATCGTCGGCGACGAGGCG of Halorubrum trapanicum contains these proteins:
- the dhaM gene encoding dihydroxyacetone kinase phosphoryl donor subunit DhaM: MVGIVVVSHSERAAEGIAEVAAEMAGDTRIEPVGGDGKGGIGTVPDAIEDAIDAAAGEGSDAADADGVVVLVDLGSAVMNADVAVELSEAEAVIADAPVLEGAVNAAVAATDPSATVESVREQAEAARDIEKL
- the ptsP gene encoding phosphoenolpyruvate--protein phosphotransferase codes for the protein MRTLDGVGSTPRAGVGTARWYRPDADLTLPDRPDPDSVDVDAELDRYEAARDDVREALREARDRTAERVGEEEAAVFEAHEGFLDDPTIVEDVEAAVRGGTPAAHAVADRFDEAVSQFEGMEGRMAERADDLRDVRDRLLRALLDRESGGSTAADLAALPEGTVLLAERLTPSDTAALDPDAVAGIATVEGGRTSHAAIIARSLAIPAVVGVGEALESVADGETLLVDGEAGEVVVDPNEARRDAVREAGPDAIRERVETADGRPVEVAANVGGEAELGPAAERGADGVGLFRTEFLFVDREAPPSEAEQYEAVTAALSAFDDPKDRVVVRTLDVGGDKPVPYLDLPDEENPFLGRRGVRLSLDEHADLFETQLRALLRAAATEAGDGLAVMFPLVTRVEEVERAVDAVDSVADDLTDEGVAHAVPELGAMVETPAAAFLADALADRLDFLSVGTNDLSQYVMAADRGNDAVAEYHDPLHPAVLRALDHTTAAVEGTDAWVGMCGEMAGDPALTELLVGLGFDELSMSAVTVPDVKRRIRGVDADAAASLAADAVACETRSEVLDVLGLDDRAA